The Oncorhynchus masou masou isolate Uvic2021 chromosome 13, UVic_Omas_1.1, whole genome shotgun sequence genomic interval AATATGACAATAAATAGATCTGGATATGGCCTGTAATTTATTGACATTCATGCATCAGGATAAGGCTGAGTTGTATAAAACGTTTTTTATGAATAAATAATGACCTGATGAAGCTCTTTCTTTGCCTCATCCAAACGCCTGCGGTCCCAGCTGTCCACCACAAACACCAGGGCCTCCGTGCCCGGATAGTGGTGCTTCCAGTGGGGCCTCATCCTCTGCTGGCCTCCCACGTCCCACACGGTCAACCCCGGACCCCTCGCCTCCGTCTCCAGCATCTCCACGTTGAAGCCCACGGTGGGCACGGTGATGACAGACTCGTTGTACTTGAGCTTGTAGAGCAGGGTGGACTTCCCCGAGCCGTCCAGGCCCAGCATCACAATCTGAGCCTGATGAGGGTGTTTAGACCCATGCAGTCCCATGCTCAACCCAAACACAGGTCCTGTTGTCTGGAGAAGAAGGCTGGcttgtgttgttgttgctgccTCAGCTCTGTGCAGCAATGCCCTGCCCACAGTTACTTTGTGCTCTGCTCTGTAAGCTCTGTCTTTTTCTGAGCTCAGGCTGTGATGAATCCCCTCTAATAAAGGCAGGGTGCAAATCAGAATGGCTTATGTACACCGAGGAGGCAGCAAGACCACTCCCCCTGTTGTTGTAAGATGCCCAAGTCATTACACAGCTTTCGGTaaagctttttatgtctctggtGATGGTTCAGGTTAGAGCCTCTGTGACTTATATTACTATTGCACTGCTGAAAGAGTCACCTGCTTCAGACCATCACACTTAGCAGGAAGTCCTTTTTAGGGTGTAGGGGGGTTTGTGTTCCTTCCTGAGTGACCGTCTCCTGGAAATGGTGTCAGAGTGACAGTTTTAGACCAGTAGGTCATGTGTACTTATCTGGCCTGTAAGGTTAGTGGATTACATCATACAGTTATCTTTGAAGCCACAACATGCCAGACCAGCACTCCATCACAACAAAACCATTTGGGAAAGTTGGCTGAGGGTGTAGATTCCAGGCACCATAGCATGAGATAACTTTCATAGTCCCCCATATAAATAGGCCGGTCTATTGTTCAAACATAAACGTCATTATTAGTATTACCAGTATAAATCATATAATAAATCATATATATTTTCGGCTTAGGCTACACCCATTtacaaatctaattttatttgtcacatacacatggttagcagatgttaatgcaagtgtagcgaaatgcatgtgcttctagttccgacaatgcagtaataatcaaagagtaatctaacctaacaatttcacaacagctatcttatacacacaagtgtaaaggtatgaagaatatgtacataaagatatatgaatgagtaatggtacagaacggcattggcaagatgcagtagatggtatagagtacagtatatacagtgccttgcgaaagtatttggcccccttgaactttgcgaccttttgccacatttcaggcttcaaacaaagatataaaactgtatttttgtgaagaatcaacaacaagtgggacacaatcatgaagtggaacgacatttattggatatttcaaacttttttaacaaatcaaaaactgaaaaattgggcgtgcaaaattattcagcccccttaagttaatactttgtagtgccaccttttgctgcgattacagctgtaagtcgcttggggtatgtctctatcagttttgcacatcgagagactgaaatttttccccattcctccttgcaaaacagctcgagctcagtgaggttggatggagagcatttgtgaacagcagttttcagttctttccactgattctcgattggattcaggtctggactttgacttggccattctaacacctggatatgtttatttttgaaccattccattgtagattttgctttatgttttggatcattgtcttgttggaagacaaatctccatcccagtctcaggtcttttgcagactccatcaggttttcttccagtatggtcctgtatttggctccatccatcttcccatcaattttaaccatcttccctttccctgttgaagaaaagcaggcccaaaccatgatgctgccaccaccatgtttgacagtgggtatggtgtgttcagggtgatgagctgtgttgcttttacgccaaacataacgttttgcattgttgccaaaaagttcaattttggtttcatctgaccagagcaccttcttccacatgtttggtgtgtctcccaggtggcttgtggcaaactttaaacaacactttttatggatatctgaagaagaaatggctttcttcttgccactcttccataaaggccagatttgtgcaatatacgactgattgttgtcctatggacagagtctcccaccacagctgtagatctctgcagttcatccagagtgatcatgggcctcttggctgcatctctgatcagtcttctccttgtatgagctgaaagtttagagggacggccaggtcttggtagatttgcagtggtctgatactccttccatttcaatattatcgcttgcacagtgctccttgggatgtttaaagcttgggaaatatttttgtatccaaatccggctttaaacttcatcacaacagtatctcggacctgcctggtgtgttccttgttcttcatgatgctctctgcgcttttaacggacctctgagactatcacagtgcaggtgcgtttatacggagacttgattacacacaggtggattgtatttatcatcattagtcattttggtcaacattggatcattcagacatcctcactgaacttctggagagagtttgctgcactgaaagtaaaggggctgaataattttgcacgcccaatttttcagtttttgatttgttaaaaaagttagaaatatccaataaatgtcgttccacttcatgattgtgtcccacttgttgttgattcttcacaaaaaaatacagttttatatctttatgtttgaagcctgaaatgtggcaaaaggtcgcaaagccagctggtctgcgcatgctctgatgacgtggctggggatgcagtctgggcctgcagccgTGAGAGAGttcacgtttaaatgttttactcacggcGGCTGCAGTGAATGAGAGCCcccaggttttggtagcgggccgtgtcagtggcactgtattgtcctcaaagcgagcaaagaagttgtttaatctgtctgggagcaagacatcctggtccgcgacggggctggttttctttttgtaatccgtgattgactgtagaccctgccaaataccacttgtgtctgagccgttgaattgcgactcaactttgtctctatactgacgcttagcttgtttgattgccttgcggagggaatagctacactgtttgtattcggtcatgtttccggtcaccttgccctggttaaaagcagtggttcgcgctttcagtttcgcggGAATGCTGCCATCCACGGCTTCTTGTTTGGGAATAATAAATCATATGTATTTTCGGTTTAGGCTACACCCAtttatctacactgaacaaaaatataaacacaacgtgtaaagtgctggtcccatgtttcatgagccgaAATAAAAGATCACCAAAATTTTCCATAAGCTTATTTCCCTCAAATTTTgcacacaaatttgtttacataacTGTTGGTGAGGATTTTAagctttgtcaagataatccatccacctgataggcatgtcatatcaagaagctgattaaacagtgtcattttaaacaataaaaggacactcgaaaatgtgcagttttgtcacacaacacaatgccacagatgtctcaagttaaaggagtttgcaattggcatgctgactgcaggaaaaaattattatttttaatatttttttatttcacctttatttaaccaggtaggctagttgagaacaagttctcatttacaactgtgacctggccaagataaagcacagcagtgtgaacagttacacatggagtaaacaattaacaagtcaataacacagtagaaaaaaagagttatatacacattgtgtgcaaaaggcatgaggaggtaggcaaataattacaattttgcagattaacactggagtgataaatgatcagatggtcatgtacaggtagagatactggtgtgcaaaagagcagaaaagtaaataaatataaacaatatggggatgaggtaggtcaattgggtgggctatttgccgatagactatgtacagctgcagcgatcggttagctgctcagatagcagatatttgaagttggtgagagagataagtctccaacttcagcgatttttgcaatttgttcaagtcacaggcagcagagaactggaacgaaaggcagccaagtgccaggtgttggctttagggatgatcagtgaaatacacctgctggagcgcgtgctacgggtgggtgttgccatcttgaccagtgaactgagataaggcagagctttacctagcatggacttgtagatgacctggagccagtgggtctggtgacgaatatgtagcgagggccagccgactagagcatacaggtcgcagtggtgggtggtataaggtgctttagtaacaaaacggatggcactgtgataaactgcatccagtttgctgagtagtgtattggaagctattttgtagatgacatcgccgaagtcgaggatcggtaggatagtcagttttactagggtaagtttggcggcgtgagtaaaggaggctttgttgcggaatagaaagccgactctagatttgattttagattggagatgtttgatatgagttaatttctctaccataagccaactCCAATATCATTTTAGATCATCTGGCAGTACATCCAacgggcctcacaaccgcagaccacatgtaaccactccagcccaggacctcaacatcTGGCTTTTTCACCTGCAGGACGTTaaagtgggggtggggggggggggtggtttgCAGAagaatatttctgtctgtaataaagcccttttgttggGAAAACtctttctgattggctgggccttgctcccaagtgggtgggcctatgccctcccaggcccatccatggctgctcccctgcccagtcataggaaatccatagattaattaatttatttcaattgaccgatttccttacatgaactgtaactcagcaaaatctttgaaattgttgcgtttatatatttttttaatatagaTAATGCAGTTCGAAGTGCTGAAAACAGGGCACGTGAATTGTTAGATCAAAAAAAGAA includes:
- the LOC135551518 gene encoding ADP-ribosylation factor-like protein 14, which produces MGLHGSKHPHQAQIVMLGLDGSGKSTLLYKLKYNESVITVPTVGFNVEMLETEARGPGLTVWDVGGQQRMRPHWKHHYPGTEALVFVVDSWDRRRLDEAKKELHQVLRSGSLKSLPLVVLANKQDLPGAASPQEITHRLDLRRICGNRDWFVQPCSGRTGVDLEEGFRRVAYMLKTSLKQTKADIKNTVKQLKPKAITMMTKTPGLGCS